GATGCGGCGGTAGTTGTTCTCGATGTTCTTCACCACCACCTGCTGCTGGCCCACCAGTTCGTCCACTTCCAGGGCGATCTTCTGGCCATCGCCTTCCACCACCACCACCAGCGATTCGCTGTGGGCGGTGCGGGCGCCATAGCCGTAGTACTCGCTCAGCGACAGGATTGGCAGGTATTCGCCGCGTACGCGCAGCACGCGGCCATCGCCGGCCATGCTGCGGATGTCTTCAGGCTGCGGCTGCAGCGCTTCCAGCACGTAGGCCAGCGGCAGGATCAGGGTTTCGCCGGCCACGGCCACGGTCATGCCGTCGAGGATGGCCAGGGTGAGCGGGAGGCGGATCAGCGTGCGCGTACCGCTGCCCAGGCTGCTTTCGATCTGCACTTCGCCGCCCAGTGCCTGGATGTTGCGGCGGACCACGTCCATGCCCACGCCACGGCCGGAGAGATCGGTCACGGCATCGGCGGTGGAGAAGCCGGGCTGGAAGATGAGGTCCCAGACCTGCGAGTCGGTCGGGTTGTCCGGCACGCTCAGGCCGCGTTCCTGCGCCTTGGCCAGGATCTTGTCGCGGTTCAGGCCGCGGCCGTCGTCGCTGACTTCGATGACGATGTGGCCGCCCTGGTGAGATGCTGCCAGGGTGATCGTGCCGGTCTCATCCTTGCCCGCATCGCGACGCACGTCCGGCATTTCCAGGCCGTGGTCGATCGAGTTGCGGACCAGGTGCACCAGCGGATCGGCGATCTTTTCGATCAGGCCCTTGTCCAGTTCGGTGCCTTCGCCGACGGTACGCAGGCGCACCTGCTTGCCAAGCCGGGTGGACAGATCGCGGACCAGGCGCGGGAAGCGGCGGAACACCGCATCGACCGGCAGCATGCGCACGCCGATCACCGCTTCCTGCAGGTCGCGGGTGTTGCGCTCAAGCTGGTCCAGGCCGGCGAACAGGCTTTCAGCGTGCACCGGGTCCAGTGCGTGCGAGACCTGCTTCAGCATGGCCTGGGTGATGACCAGTTCGCCGACCAGGTTGATGAGCGCGTCGACCTTGTCCACGCTGACGCGGATCGAGGTTTCGGCTTCCTGGTTGCTGCTGCCGGATGCAGCGGGTGCGGCTGCGGCGGCAGGAGCCGCCGGTGCAGCGGGAGTGGAAGGGGCAGTGGCGGGTGCAGCGGGTGCCTGGGTGGCCAGGCTTGGCGGTGCGGCCGGACGGATGTCCAGTTCGCAATCGTCCAGCACCCAGGCAAAGGTGTCTTCGATCTTGCTGCGCGGCACCTTGCCGACCAGGCCGAGGTCCCACGCCAGGTGGGCCTCCAGCGGGTCGAGCTGGGCAAAGCCGGGCAGGCGTTCCATGCGCGCGGCGACCTGCAGCGAACCCAGATGTTCGAGCTCGCGGATGATGCGCAGCGGGTCGTTGCCGCTCATGAACAGCGATGGCGCCGGGGTGAACCCGATCTGCCAG
Above is a genomic segment from Stenotrophomonas sp. ESTM1D_MKCIP4_1 containing:
- a CDS encoding chemotaxis protein CheA encodes the protein MSMDLQRFHATFFEESREGLDAMEAGLLALESGQQDAEIINSVFRAAHSIKGGAGTFGFDAIAGLTHVLETLLDELRAGKRALEPAAVDAMLSSVDVLRALLREAEHGQAADPAAVAAVKARLEAVLSGQAAASTPAAPAAKVDDTPEAWQIGFTPAPSLFMSGNDPLRIIRELEHLGSLQVAARMERLPGFAQLDPLEAHLAWDLGLVGKVPRSKIEDTFAWVLDDCELDIRPAAPPSLATQAPAAPATAPSTPAAPAAPAAAAAPAASGSSNQEAETSIRVSVDKVDALINLVGELVITQAMLKQVSHALDPVHAESLFAGLDQLERNTRDLQEAVIGVRMLPVDAVFRRFPRLVRDLSTRLGKQVRLRTVGEGTELDKGLIEKIADPLVHLVRNSIDHGLEMPDVRRDAGKDETGTITLAASHQGGHIVIEVSDDGRGLNRDKILAKAQERGLSVPDNPTDSQVWDLIFQPGFSTADAVTDLSGRGVGMDVVRRNIQALGGEVQIESSLGSGTRTLIRLPLTLAILDGMTVAVAGETLILPLAYVLEALQPQPEDIRSMAGDGRVLRVRGEYLPILSLSEYYGYGARTAHSESLVVVVEGDGQKIALEVDELVGQQQVVVKNIENNYRRIGGVSGATILGDGRVALIVDIGGLVRSLRVPQAA